ACAGGTCGGACACCTCCTGGACCTCAGGCTCATTGGCCTGCAGAGCCTCCCTGAACCTGTAAGGAGAAAAATGTCAAGTTTACAGTGTATTTTCTGTCATACTACAATACCAGTTTAGAGTACTTAGCACAGCTCTCCTACAAACTTGTCAAACTCATGATGGATTGACAATTTAATCAAATCAATTTAATAGAACCAGAGatattgacttttttaataacttttttattcCTTGCAAAAACCTGGTGCATATTatccacaatgcaactcaactgCTGCCAATTCAGTCTGGTAAACCTAGGTCTGTTAAGCTCAattctttctaactccacactCCCAAATGTCTTTTCATATTCAGATGTGTAGTCTTCAGAcccaaatgacaaataatataatttgaggcaatttatcagattttggttcatacaatattttttcacaaatgCAGTAGTCCTACTCGTGAAGACCCGATTACCAACATCCAGTTGTTTGATATTACACAAAGTCATGTGATCTATTTATCTTATACAGTATAATGTATATACAGCATATAGCCCCTTAAAAGGATTACGATTTGGCCAGAAGTACAAAAATAATCAGTTGTCTGCCTCCATTTCTGTCCACATACACGACTAAGCAAGACTAATGCTGATAATGCACCACAGGGTTATTATTCTGGCCTTTGAGCCAAAGAACATCCACTTAAATGACAAATGTAATTAAGGGCAATCATCTCGATCACAGTCATCAGCTCCCATTAAAGGCAAAATTCATGATTGCGAATGAAAATGTAGCCCAACTGTCAACATTGACAATGCAGGACTTAAACCTGCCGTCAGCCTCAAATTCATTGTTTGACCTTTGGTAGAGGATTATTATATACTCGATAATGACTGCATGGAAGTTATTGTTTGAGCATGAAAGGTCATTCTTTAAGTTGGAAAAAAGAACTTATCTACGTATATGAGTTTATGTTAGATTATTCATTCACGCTTTAAATACATCAAGTCGTTAAAGTCCCAGTtggtattttttaaacatattacTTAAAGCTGTACTGCTTCATATTCACATATAGAATtgattattcaaatatataataattggAAATATGAGCCAGTTTTACAAATATAAGCGAAATTTTTACAGCAGCTTCATTTCACAAAACTGAATCTTAATTTTAGGTCCACATTCTAGCTTTTTCTAGTGCTTTTAATTGCATCTGGACATCTTTCTGAGTTTTTATAGAAGAGGAAAGCCATCTTTCTTGTGTAACTTCTTGAATAAATAATTGTCAGATAGGAGagtaaaatctaaatatatatgtgtggaataagagaaagaaatagaagttcaaaaatatatataacccTGTCCCACATTTAAAAATCATTCTCGCCTCTAAATTATTTATCTATCAcaaatattatcattttatgtGTATCCTGATTTGTGGAAGTAAATGGGGTTCCAAATACAGAATAAGAACAAGAGATAAGGACAGGTTGGCATTAGGGAATTATGTAGATGTACCTTCAATGTAGGGCTCCTCCTCTGTGCAGCTAATTAAAatcacatgtttgtgtgtccagcGTTTTTCAGCGTTTAGCACCTCACATTAACACCAGCAGTCAAACTGGTTCCCAAAAAACTGCCGACCTCTAACAAGACACCAGAGACCTGAGCAGTTTTCTGTGAACAGATGCTCCAACAAGCTCATGCTTCCTCTGCTGCAGACTGAAGGACCAAGACACCAACGAATTACAGAGTCCTGTGATGGAAAACAGAGAGGCTGGCCAGCTGATTAGACTAAAGGACTAATCAAATAGATTTTAATGGCGCTTTGAATTTTGAGGTAATTCAGTTTTGGTGGTGATCTGgatctgatatttttttttattagacgTTGGCCATAAGTATAAAACTAAGAGAGATTACTATTCCTAAAAGATGACTTTCGTGGTCAAGACATTGATGTAATATCCTTTAAGCTCTAGTTTTTGAGTCTCCTTACTTGAGAATGACCAGGCCACAGCAAGGCGGCGGCACCTTGTAGCAGAGATCCTCCAGGCCGAGCCTCTCCCCGGTGCTGATGCTGTAGGAGGACCGAGGCGGGCTGGCCAGCCAGCTGTAGTCCACTCCGGTCTTGAGTCGCTGGTACtcgttctccctctctctctgctgcctctccGCCTCCTTCAGCTGCCAGCTGAACTCCAGCATCAGGGTGTCGGTGACCACATCGGCCGGGTCCCGTCGGGGGCTCCGGTGATACGGCTCATTCCAGCTGAACCAGGAGGCCATGGCCTTGTTCTCCTTCACAGCCCCTATGAGACAAAGACAATCACTGAAATGATGAGAGATCACACAAAAAATACCCACAAGctgttgaaatatattttctcgTATTCGTTTGTTTCAAGGTGACTGGAGAATAAAAGGAGcattcatgctgttttttttattacagtaatTGCCTCCTCTGTACTTTGCAAAGCTTGAAACATGaaaccaataaaacaaacaaacagtacaGAGTTGTAGCTG
This window of the Anoplopoma fimbria isolate UVic2021 breed Golden Eagle Sablefish chromosome 18, Afim_UVic_2022, whole genome shotgun sequence genome carries:
- the rd3 gene encoding protein RD3 is translated as MASWFSWNEPYHRSPRRDPADVVTDTLMLEFSWQLKEAERQQRERENEYQRLKTGVDYSWLASPPRSSYSISTGERLGLEDLCYKVPPPCCGLVILKFREALQANEPEVQEVSDLFRSVLLETLDDLKEEQEAQRLAHQWNNKRATSMSLVNFRSRIKINPFGSTVGLTSTVTEGAGLSDLKTVSEDVERGMERSQRVWSMPDFRYKGSSSSKVV